Genomic DNA from Caloenas nicobarica isolate bCalNic1 chromosome 3, bCalNic1.hap1, whole genome shotgun sequence:
ATGGTCACAGCTGCTTTTACTCTTATAccagaagttatttttccagggaaaatgattctatgattcttggATAGCTGGCAGAATAATCTCAAGAAAGAACCCAGTCCAGTCTGTCCTGACATACCATGTTTTATTCAGGGCTGGCCTGTAAGGTTAGAACAGCCCACAGAAGAAGTACTGTAGGCAGTGGGTCCTAATGAAAGGGATAgttgttgtaattttttttctttaaagtagaGTTTTCCAAATAGAAAGATACAACACTAGATGGTGGATCAACAGCCCTATTCCTCTGCAATTCAGTGTTCTCCCAGGTTTTAAAAGCTTAATGAATCTCTCACAGAGAGGACTGGTCCCAGCATAATCCAAGAGTAACAAAATCTCATACAAAAATACATACAGTTCTacgttgttgggttttttgacCCATGGAGACAGGGTTTTCTAGAAACCCACCATTCTTCAACAACTAGAGATGACAGAAGTGGGGGAGTTGcgaagtattttgttttaatggacAACCAAATAGCATTTGACAAATCACAACCTTGCAAAATATATTGTTTAAGTGCCACTAATGCAGACAGaatgtaatttgaaaaaaagcaaCGGCCAGGTGATAGCAGGGGGAGGTGGAGAGTGTGTATTTGATCTCCGATTAAGAGGTCTCCAGGAATCCAATGCTCTACCTGTTTGCTTTAATTACAGAGCAGACAACAGACAACTTCAACCAAAGACGACATAGAACCATTTCTGTGCATCATATTGCCTGCCACCATGATGCTCTTCCtggcattcctgctgctcttcctgTACCGCCGCTGCCAGCGCCCCGCTCCGCAGGGGCAGATCTTCAGCATCGACCTCCCCGAGGCCCTGCCCGAGCACGACGTGTCCAATTTCCTTTCCGTGCTGCCCTGGAACAGCGAGCAGAGGTTCCACTACTCCACCCTGCTCCCTGACGCCACGTTCCTCACCGTGTGCTTGCCTCCCTCCTACGAGGAGGCCACCATGAAGACTTCCCTGGAGGAGGCTCACATTGAGCTCTCTCCAGACCCAGTGCCTCCTTACGAAGAGAGCGcactgcagcccagcagcaccagatCAGCTTCCTAGGGAAGCACCTCAGCTGAAGCACGCAGCCCCTCAAGGCGCAATCGCGGAACTGCTCTGGCCTTGGAAGCGAGCAGAAGGACCCTAGATGAGGCGCCAAACCAATGAGTTAAGGAGGGAAGAAAGGTGGAGTGACAGGGAATGAGTGTCTTCACCTCATCCTAGGATTCTCCACCTTCCATTTGTGGTGAGCATACACACGCAGCCTAGCACCAAATCGATCCCAGGCTGGTAACGCGGAAATTCCAGTTAACAAAGCATGTCATGCTAGGATTAAACATAAGGACAGGTGGGAATCTGTCCCTCTGCAATCCCTCAGCTACAAGGAAACATGAATTATGCTATAGATTCTCCAGTCATGAAAAGGGCTTTTAGCACATACCAATCCcagtttggctttttcttttttatgtgtttatttttaatagagttTCTGACAAGCTGATTTACTCAGCCTGTGTGTGTCAACATCGCATCATTCTGCAGTACTCTGGAATGATCACAACAGCTCTCAGGAAAGCAAATACATGTATAACCTCTACCAAACTTCCAGCAACTGTCCCAAAGGTTCAAATGTGCACTGTGAATAAAGGCTGCCTTTTATCACAGTTGAACAATGAGGACAGCCAGGGAAGACCTGAGCGTTCTGGGTGAGGAAAACTCCAGGAGCACCACACAAGAGCAAACTCACACTGCTGCTGCAAGCTACTTGCCAAAGTCTGCAAGGTCCCCACACTCCAGACTACTGGCTTGACTTCTTTTCCAATTTACAAGTCTACAACAATAAACGCTGTGACCTTTTTGGTGCAGCCTGTAAAAGAattgggggaaaataaaatcaaatgcaccaaaaaaaaaaaaaattctggtctgtatttcaaaatggCAATATACTCCCTTTCCCTTCATCACTACAGCAAAGTAAATCTAATTCAAGTGCATTCAGGACAGTGGTTCAGCTTCTCAGGAGAGTTTGCACACACTCTTAGACAATGACATTATCTGTAATTCTTTCTTACAGGATAGCATTTTCAATATGTTGACAGATGCTCTTGTTGTGGAATCCTGACAGCCTCGAAAGTTATGACAGCTTCTTCCTTGCAGGTGTCAGTTATTCCAGGACATTACATTTGTCTGTGGCTTCCCAGCATTAACAAGTATAATACTCCATACTATTGCGTGCAGGCTTGATGGAACTCCTAAACCCAAAGGCTGTCCTGAATTGCACATTGTGATTCCAGCAATTCTGATGAGGTGTCAATATCAGCCAATCCTGCTTTGTGAATTTAccacatttcttaaaaaaaaagcaacacaaaaacaaaaaacacacccacACATGAAtaatggaagaagaaaggccACTTTTGAGCTGCAGGTAGTTAAATTTCATGTTGTTAAGTTGACAGTGGCACAAATCACATCACCACAGTAACCAAGTAGTCCAGGTCAAAATGGGTGATCCCACTCATACATTTCCcgtaaaataataaagaaaaaatctgccttttgtAATTCAGAAGTGGGATTGCTTTCTTGAACTACACTTTTGAGATCATTACCTTTTCTAATGTTCCCTTTCGGTCACCAAACtgtaagaaaagcagcagcagatgttttGGACAAATCTAAATTcaaccatttttctttccagaccATGTCTGGGATGACTTCTTGGTATTTGCTGATGCattcaaaagcattttactGTTTCCCTGCATTTTGTTTACCTCCTTAATATCTGGTACATGCAGCTGTTGCCAGCTACAAGCAAAGCTGGAAAATGCAAGAGCCCCAAACAACATTCTACCTAATCAGCAAGGTACAAAGGTTTGAGGTTCAAAGATAAATCACTTCTGCCTCTGATGTCTGTATATTCCACTAACTTCAGCAGAATTGTACAGGTATGCTCGATAATTCAGCTGTTGCCATATTGAATTGAGCATATTTTGCCTTATAAGGTCTGCTGTGCTCTGAAATGAGTTACACTGTTCTTCAGCACGATTTCTTGTTTACCCTTACCAGGGCAGCACCTGAAACACAACCCCTGGGCTCATCACTTTAAGCTGTTCTGCGGTTACCTTAGCTCCAATTGAGGTAAATTCTTGAGTTATATTTGTTGTGACCAAGACCGATACACTTCTAGAACTAGTCAAGAATTGCTATATCTCAAAAAATATGGAGGGTGACATAGTCTCAGACATATGTCTCTGACATAGTATGTATTGGATAACTCTCAAATCCTGCCTTACGCAAGTAGTTTATGTTTGTTTGAATTACCATAGACAATTAAAACCAGATACTTGCCCTAATACGAATGAGCAGGTACACCCCCATGCCTGAAATTATGCTTTTTAATAGACTGCTTTTTATTCCATCTGGAATTAGTATCCCTTACCTCATTCCAACACAGATTCGTTGAGTCTTGCATGTTAATTGTCCCTAGTGGGTTTTAACCTAACCAGCATCTCACTCTTAAATCTCCACTCCAAAAAGAAGGTCCAGtagaacaaaaaaagaggatgtTTCTAATGCAAACATATTGAAATTAATCTCCATTGCCTAGAAGCTACCTCTGATCATATCAGCCTGCGGTGACATACATGCCAGTAACCACAGTGTTATTGGTGTTAGTGCGACTGGTTGTGGACCAGCTATCACGTCCCTGGGGCAAACACTTTCCACATCCAAGAAGAGACCTCTCCATCTGAAAGGAACTTGTGTCTGGCAATACAGCAACCATAAGcataggggggaaaaaaaaactttcattttgtCAGCTCCACTAATCTGAAAGGTTAAGGTTTAGAGCACATCATCTAAAAGAAAGATGTAGGAGTTGAGGCTGTACACAAGAAGACTGAGGAGAGACATTAagttttcaaatacagaaaaggcAACTGCAAACGAAGTAAAATAAACAACCTTCATGCCCACCACAAACTGGACTGGTGCTAGTGAACTTAAAGTACTGGAAGATTaagtcagaaaataaattcttaaaagTGAAGTACAGTCTGAAAGTACCATAAAGCACTGACAGCGTAATCTGGACACATTGAGAAGTTAGACAAACATCTGTCAGGAGTGATGAAGGATCCTAGTTGGAGCAAGGAATGGATTAGGTGTCTTCTCTGCATCCTTCTCTGTTCCTGTGCCCTAAAGCTATATCAAAGTAAATTTTGTTCATTATTTCCAAGTTTTGTAAGAAATCAGATGTCTGTTTCTTTGACAATTTGATACCACAAAATTTCACATGCATCCAGAGATCACCATAACCCAGGCATTGTACTTTATAACCACAAGGTCCttatatgcatttttctttgtttaaatccGGTAAAGATTAGGACTTACTAAATATTAGTGTCTGCTAATACACATGTAAAGTCTTACAAGTTGTGAACTCACTGTGATGCGAAGGGtaactgtatttcagttttccattaAGCATTACAAGATTCATTATGTATATACAACCCCTTGTTTATACTTAGTACAAAGCTATGGAACGATACAGGCCCCCTTTTATTAAAGAGGCTTTCAAAAGCTTAGAGGGCAATATCTGTGCCTGGTCTCTCTGCAAGAGCTGTCAGAGTCTCTTACTGACACGGGTCCATTACTCCGTAGACCAAGATGCACGTACATCTCACACACACGCAAGTTTCTCGTTTGGAAGACACTAAAAGGAAGACACCACAGGTAGTTTATACAAAGTGGTTCTACTAAATAACCACTGGAAGTATGCAGCACATATCTCCCATAATAATGCAAAGGTTTAATATTGATAGAACATCCTGTCTCTGTTCTTTTActtgaagggaaaagaaaacacagctctTCGCAGCCACAGCAGGAGTTCAGAAACTAAAAATCTTGGAGAAAATTTTTTCACGCTTATACACAGACGAAGCATCTGTCACCTACTCCTTGTGTTGAAAACTAACTGGGGACTCGCTGGTTTGCACTTGCCAAGGCACCGCGCCTGCTCCAGAGCAGATCCCGCGCTGAGAAAGCACCGCCTGCGCCCAAGGGTTAAATACGCGTCAGCCGACGAGCGGCAGGTTTTCTTGGGGGAGCAGCTAGCACCGGGGAAGGGGAGCGCCCCTCACTCCGGCGCGGAGCAGCCCCGGGGGTGCCCGGAACGGacccggcgctgccgcccccACCCGGCAGGAGCGGCCCGGCTCCGCCCCATCGCAGCAAGCAGCCAATGGCGAGCCAGCCCGGCACTGCCCGGAGCGGAGCCGCCGGGAGCTGCCTGCGCATCCCCATCCCCCCAATTAAGCCTCTTAATGCGCTTTCTCAGCCCCCGATAATCTCACCGCCCGTTGTGGCAATTGCCGTGAAGTTTCCTCTCCCCTCATGCGTGCCCCGGGCAGCGAAACAGCTGCCGGCGGCTGGCCGGGGACCGGCGCCGTGGGCAGGTGTGGGAGCAGCCGCCGCACCCGCACAAGGGCTTCCCCCCCCCATCCCTTAAACGTGGTTCGCGACTGAGGCCGTCAGGAGATGTGTGCCTCGGGGTGCTGGAAATGAGAACAACCTGCCAAAGCCAcgcagcagctccaggggcgCCCACGGGAGCGCTGGACCAAGCGGCAGCTTCGTCCCAAACCCCCAGTGACAGTTTGGCAGCGCTACATTGAGCCGTTTAGTGTCTGGTACATCCGCGTAGCTGCAAATACTTAGTAACAGATATTCGGCTCTGAGTAGACTAGCGCTTGATAacttttgcctcagtttccctcacTAGAAGCTCTGCACAGAGGGGACAGGCGGCTTCCAAGCCCCGTCGGCGTTTgctgccgtgtccccagccctgccgcctCCCCCGGGGCTGTCTGCGACCAGCAGGTTCCCTAACGAGGTATCGGCGTGAGGAGGCACAAGGCCCTGCAGGCAGCAAAAGGCGAGAAATGCGAATGTAGGAGGCCCAGGGGTGCGCTCcccagcaccgaggggagagcTTGGACACTCCAACAGTCTCCTAGAACGGGGCACCAAGTGCCTGCCGAATCACGGAGTTTGCTGCACAGCCACACGGGCTGCCCAGCGCTGATTTTCCACAACCTTAACTCAGTAAACACGAAACTGCAGCAGCCCAGAAGCAGATTCCACAGGTCTGACTCTGGACAGAGCACGGAGTTTGTGTTGCAGAGAGTCTGGTGATTAGCAGggccagcacctgcagctgtcCAATTTTAATCCACAGCCTCCATACATCTGACAGTCAGGGGACCCTTAATCTAGCTGTTAGGTAGGCAATTAGCTAATAGGTAGTAGTAGTAATAGTCCTTTCAGCAGTTAGCTTAAAGTCAAGAACTAAAAGAggcagcttttctttaaagccACAGCCTGTTCACCAAAGGAAGCATTTAACACATAGCTCCCTCTTAATCCGCTTTCcaatttcttcctcttgaaGGCCTTCCGTATTGTATACTCTGGTTCCACTGCTTGCACCACTCAGAAAGTTATAACTTAAGATTAAAACCACGTTTTACTGAAGAACAAACATTGGTAGGACCATGCCTATAATATGTAATGCAACCTGAACATTTAACTTGAACCTGCTTGATTACAACCATTTTGAGAGGATTTCCACGGCTGTTTCCCATACTGTACAAGttctttctccagtttttaTATAGCTCCCTGAGCAACAAATTTTCCCTGACACAGTATTATGAAGGCAAGTATCCTTCTAACAGAAGGAATTACTTCTGTTCTGGTTCACAGtcaataaaaccacaaaaaatattgtaatgtAACTAAACACTCTGCACTTACCAAAATACCTGGAACAAACAATGCCTGACCAGCcacaggaaaatacatttcagctCTGGTCCAGCACTGCAGATGTCTTCAGATACAACTGCCACCCGCATGGAGCTTTTCAAAGCTCATATCAAAACTAACTTCAACTCTTAACAACATTTCACCTGTGGCCTGTTTTTTGCAGAGCAATCAAGGAGTTCCCAGGATTTAAAGGAACCCTTAAGCAATCTTTATGCAGCCAAAATGTAAGTTAAGCTAGTCTGGCTAGTTTCAATTAGATGCTGGTGCTGCTCTTTGCTTCCTTGAGAATTACTCAGCTGCTGCCACCTGGCCCAGCCTTTCCAATCCCACAGGCAGCTGTGGTCTTCTCTCCTGCCCATCTCTGAGTAAATTTAGCTCTTTCCAGTCCTCAGAGAGGATATAACGACTGAGCCAAATAAACATCTTCTAGAGAGAAGAATATTCTTTTTGTCATGTCTGCAAAGTGCTTGGCCCACAGAGACCTGTCCCCATTCCTAACAGGCTtgctacaaaacaaacaatgtTCAGGGCCAGTAGTGATCCTTCAGACATTCTCCCACAGATCACAGTGCTAGGAGCCTACTGCATAGCTGAGGAGAAAGGGTGTGCTGGGTAGCAAAGTTTCCTCAAGAAATTAGTCTAATGTAATATGATTATGTTGCCTGTCGTCTCAGAgtgcttccttctcctcctaCTGGCTTTCCCACCCTGTTATGGCCTCTCTGTGAAATCTATGTGAACTTAGATAATTTCAACAATATAaagtttctttcagtttcatgGAAACTCAAGTTTCAAGGAAAGTGACCATAATACTGACCTCACTAAGGGAAAGACTATAGTGTTAGGTCATCTCTTGTAAGACACTAAGAAAATCCACATAGAAGAAAGACTCCATAAATACAGTGAGCATGTTACTGCAGCGTGCACTGTGTGATGCAGTAGAGAATCCAACGAGATGTGAAGGTACAGAAAAACAGGTGTTCGTACTTTGTTGCCCACAGAACTATGGCAGAACAATGAAGTTATATTACATTTATTTGCGGTATTCCTGCCCTCTGTACAGAATTAAAGGAGCAAATGCAACCTTTGAACAAGCCACCAAGACAGATGCTTTCTCAAATTCCATGCTCTTTAGCTGACCTGCTGGAGTTTCTATGTGCCATTTAGCTGTTTTTACTTATCTGGTTTTCTGAAGGGATGAAAATACAGGTGGTGCTCCAGTGAGCCCAGTGCACATCCACTCTGCGTCCACCTTTGCTGTCTCCCGTCGATGCCACTCAAAACACCAGGGTGATGGAGTTAATCTGTTGGAACTGGatatttttgctgaagaaagagcagaaattaaTGCATCTGCCAGGTGTGGATTAATTTGTGTGGTGCTGCCAAATGGTTTGCGTCCCTATAATCTGAAGAGAATTTCCAGAATAATAAAGTTAGTAAACTTTAAAAGTTTACTTTAACTAAAATTTAGTACCTACTTTCCTGCATTAGGGAACAGAGTTTTCATTTTCACCGACTAAACCATGCACTGCCTAGAGCCAAAACCTGGTCTGAATTAGCctgtaataaagaaaaagtCATTACCCTCTTACCATAGGCATTCACTGGGGTGAATCTTATgcaaaacccccacatttttctttttttttttttctttcaaaggcCACAATTTATGCAGAGTATATCACATCAGattacatgttatttttttataatcaCCCAGTTTCCCCTATTTGGTTGTGTGAGCACAGGCAGGATGcaggaacaaccacaaaaccacagatAAAATGCAAAGAGTAAATTTATTTTCGTTACCTCGCCAACCAGTGGGATCCCCAGAGCAGCACCCGGACAGAAGcacacaggtggggacacaggcATCGCAGAGCACGGTCCATGCTAGAGGATCACTGAACTCGCTGGTTTTGCCATACAGTTGGTATGATATGTGTATTTTTCTACACCGCAGCTGCAGGTCACTTGAGCTTGTTTGTAATCCTCCTCGCCAATCTTCCGTTATAATCCCCTTCTACCCCCTCGCTCAAGGGACTGCATCCGCTGGGGCTGGCAAAGCTGGAGGTGTCCATCTGCGCTCGCGG
This window encodes:
- the SMIM28 gene encoding small integral membrane protein 28: MRWLLGSSWRKFGHADRGNYDWLNSEPGGPLLETELQSRQQTTSTKDDIEPFLCIILPATMMLFLAFLLLFLYRRCQRPAPQGQIFSIDLPEALPEHDVSNFLSVLPWNSEQRFHYSTLLPDATFLTVCLPPSYEEATMKTSLEEAHIELSPDPVPPYEESALQPSSTRSAS